A window of Betaproteobacteria bacterium genomic DNA:
CGCACCTGCCACGCCGCCATTATTGCCCGCGAGCTCGGCATTCCAGCGGTGGTGGGTTGTGGTGATGCAACCGTGAAGCTGGGCGAGGGCGACCACGTCACGGTGTCGTGTGCGGAGGGCGATACCGGCTTCGTCTACCAGGGCATCCTCGACGTGGAAGTGCTGCACATCCAGCTCGACAAGCTGCCCGACGTGCCGGTCAAGATCAGCATGAATGTCGGCAATCCCGAACTGGCCTTCGACTTCCAGCGCTTGCCGAATGCCGGCATCGGCCTGGCACGGCTGGAATTCATCATCGCACGCATGATCGGCGTGCACCCGAAGGCGGCGCTGGCGTACGCCAAACTGAAGCCGGATCTCAAGGAAGCGATCGATGTGCTTTGCTCGGGTTATCCCGATCCGGTTTCGTTCTACGTCGACAAACTCACTGAAGGCATCGCCACGCTCGGCGCTGCATTCTTCCCGAAGCCGGTGATCGTGCGCATGTCGGATTTCAAATCCAATGAATACTCCAGCCTCACCGGCGGCAGGCAGTACGAGCCGGAAGAAGAAAATCCGATGCTCGGTTTCCGCGGGGCGTCGCGCTACATTTCCGATTCTTTCCGCGAATGCTTCGAGCTGGAGTGCCGCGCGCTGAAGAAAGTGCGCGACGAGATGGGGCTGACCAACGTCGAAATCATGGTGCCGTTCGTGCGCACCGTGAGCGAAGCGGCACAGGTCATCGAACTGCTCGGGAAAAACGGGCTGGAACGCGGCAGGAACGGCCTGCGAGTCATCATGATGTGCGAAATTCCGTCGAACGCCATCCTCGCCGACCAGTTCCTGCAGCATTTCGACGGCTTCTCGATCGGCTCCAACGACATGACCCAGCTGACCCTCGGCCTGGACCGGGACTCCGGCATCGTCGCCGGCCAGTTCGACGAGCGCGACCCGGCGGTCAAGGCGATGCTTGCCATGGCGATCCAGGCCTGCCGCAAGGCCGGCAAGTACGTCGGCATCTGCGGGCAGGGACCGTCGGATCATCCGGACCTCGCCGAGTGGCTGATGGAGCAGGGCATCGATGCAATTTCGCTGAATCCCGACACGGTGGTCGAGACCTGGATGTTCCTGGGCAAGTACGCCGAGAGAAAAGCCGCCGCGGCCTGACTTGAAAGCAGGGCGGGGCGCCACAATATTTTGTGACGCCCGCCGCCGTATTGGGTTAAGATTCCGCAGGCAAGTCGGAGCGAGTATGGAATGACAAAATTTATCTTTGTAACCGGTGGTGTCGTCTCTTCCCTGGGCAAAGGTATCGCTTCCGCGTCTCTCGCCGCAATTCTCGAATCCCGCGGCATCAACGTCACCCTCCTCAAGCTGGACCCCTACATCAACGTCGATCCCGGCACCATGAGTCCTTTCCAGCATGGAGAGGTGTTCGTGACCGAGGACGGCGCCGAGACCGATCTCGACCTCGGGCACTACGAGCGCTTCGTCAACGCGAAGATGACCAGGCGCAACAACTTCACCACGGGTCAGATCTACGAAAGCGTGATCAAGAAGGAGCGCCACGGCGATTACCTCGGCGGCACGGTGCAGGTCATTCCGCACATCACCGACGAAATCAAGAACTTCGTTCGCATGGGAGCGGGCGACGCCGAAGTGGCGATCTGCGAGATCGGCGGCACGGTCGGCGACATCGAGTCGCTGCCATTCCTCGAAGCGGTCCGGCAGATGAGCATCCAGAACGGTCGCGGCAACGCCTGCTTCATCCACCTCACGCTGGTGCCGTACATCCCGTCGGCCGGCGAGATCAAGACCAAGCCGACGCAGCACTCGGTCAAGGAACTGCGCGAGATCGGCATACAGCCCGACATCCTGCTGTGCCGCGCCGACCGCATGGTCCCGGACAACGAGCGCCGCAAGATCGCGCTGTTCACCAATGTCGAGGAAGAGGCCGTGATTTCGGCGGTGGATGTCGATTTGATTTACAAGATTCCCGGTTTCCTGCACAAGCAGGGGCTCGACGAAATCGTCTGCCGCAAGCTGGACATCACGGCAAAACCCGCCGACCTGTCGAAATGGGAAAAGCTGATTCACGACTGCGAGAATCCGCTCCACGAGGCGAACGTCGCGCTGGTCGGCAAATACGTCGACCTCGCCGATTCCTACAAGTCGCTCTCCGAAGCGCTGATCCACGCCGGCATCCATACCCGCACCAAGCTCAACATTCATTACATCGATTCCGAGAGCATCGAGAAGGATGGGGTCGGTTGCCTGGCGAAAATGGACGCCATCCTGGTGCCGGGCGGTTTCGGCAAGCGCGGCGTCGAAGGCAAGATCGCGGCGATTCGCCTCGCGCGCGAGAGCAGGATTCCCTATCTCGGCATCTGCCTCGGCATGCAACTCGCCACCATCGAATTCGCGCGCAACGTGGGCGGCTTCGCGGACGCCAACAGCACGGAATTCGATCCCGATACGCCGCATCCGGTGGTCGCACTGATCACCGAATGGCTGGATCGCACCGGCCGGGTCGAGCGCCGCAGCGGTGAATCCGACATGGGCGGGACCATGCGGCTCGGCGCGCAGTCGTGTCCTGTCGAGCCCGGCACGCTTGCGGGGCAAATCTACGGGACTCGGGTCAACGAGCGGCATCGCCATCGCTACGAAGTCAACAACGCCTACGTGCCCGCACTCGAATCGAAGGGTTACAAGGTTTCCGCGCGCACGCCGAGCGAGAACCTGCCGGAGATGATGGAGCTGCCGGACCATCCCTGGTTCTTCGGTTGCCAGTTCCACCCGGAATTCACCTCCACGCCGCGCGCTGGCCATCCGTTGTTTTCGGCCTTCATCCGCGCCGCCGTGCGCTACCGCGAAAGCGATGATCACGTTGCGCGGGAGCCGGCCAAGATCAAGAGCATCGCCTGACATGAAGCTCTGCGGTTTCGACGTCGGCCTCGATCATCCACTATTCGTGATAGCGGGCCCCTGCGTCGTCGAGTCGCGGGAAATGGCGATGGATACGGCGGGCAAGCTGAAGGAAATGACGGCTGCGCTCGGCATACCGTTCATCTACAAGTCGTCCTACGACAAGGCCAACCGCAGTTCGGGCAAATCATTCCGCGGCCTCGGCGTGGACAAAGGCCTGGAGATTCTTGCCGACGTGAAGAAGCAGATCGGCGTGCCGGTGCTGACCGACGTGCATGCGGAAGACGAGGTGCCGGCGGTAGCGGCGGTGGTCGATGTGCTGCAGACGCCCGCGTTTCTGTGCCGGCAGACCGATTTCATCCGCGCCGTGGCGATGAGCGGCAAGCCGGTGAACATCAAGAAGGGCCAGTTCCTTGCCCCCGGCGACATGAAGCACGTCGTCGACAAGGCGCGCGAGGCGAGCGGATGGGACAACATCATGGTGTGCGAGCGCGGCGCGTCCTTCGGGTACAACAATCTGGTTTCCGACATGCGTTCGCTGGCGATCATGCGAGAGACCGAATGTCCGGTGGTGTTCGATGCCACGCATTCCGTGCAACTGCCGGGCGGGCAAGGCACTTCGAGCGGGGGCCAGCGCGAATTCGTGCCGGTGCTGGCACGCGCCGCGGTGGCAACCGGCGTCGCCGGCGTGTTCATGGAAACGCACCCGAATCCGGAAAAGGCGCTGTCCGACGGTCCGAATGCATGGCCTTTGCACCTGATGAAGTCGCTGCTCGAAACGCTGAAGTCGCTCGATGAACTGGTGAAAACCCGCGGGCTCGCCGAAAGCGCACTGCTGGCAAAACCAGCCCGATAACCGAACGGATCGATGACAAGGAAACCACAGGATGAGCTCCATTGTTGACATCGTTGCGCGCGAGATTCTCGACTCTCGCGGCAATCCTACCGTCGAAGCCGATGTCCTGCTCGAATCCGGTGTCAGCGGTCGAGCGGCCGTGCCCTCGGGCGCCTCGACCGGCACGCGCGAGGCCATCGAACTGCGCGACGGCGACAAGAGCCGCTATGGTGGCAAGGGGGTGCTCAAGGCGATCGAGCACATCAACACCGAAATCTGCGAATCGATCGTCGGCCTGGATGCGGTGGAGCAGTGCTTCATCGACCAGACCCTGATCGAACTCGACGGCACCGAAAACAAGTCGCGCCTCGGCGCCAACGCCATGCTGGCGGTATCGCTCGCGGTTTCGAAGGCGGCTGCCGAGGAATCGGGCCTGCCGCTGTATCGCTACCTCGGCGGCGCGGGAAGAATGCAGTTGCCGGTGCCGATGATGAACGTCATCAACGGCGGGGCGCATGCGAACAACAGCCTCGACCTGCAGGAATTCATGATCATCCCGCTGGGGTCCGGGAGTTTTCGCGAAGCGCTGCGCTGCGGTGCCGAGATTTTCCAGACGCTGAAAAAACTGCTCGATAAGAAGGGCCTGTCCACCACGGTCGGCGACGAAGGCGGTTTCGCGCCCAGCCTGCCCAACAACGAAGCGGCGTTGAAGCTGATAATCGAAGCGATCGAAGCGTCGGGCTATACACCCGGCTCGCAGGTGGCGATCGGGCTCGACTGCGCCAGCTCGGAATTCTTCAAGGACGGCAAGTACGACATCGCCTCCGAGAAGCTCATGCTCGGCGCGAGAGAGTTCACAGATTATTTGGCGGCGTGGGTGGACAAGTATCCGATCATCAGCATCGAGGACGGCATGGCCGAAGGCGACTGGGAAGGCTGGAAGATTCTCACCGACCGCCTGGGCAAGAAAGTGCAGATCGTCGGCGACGACCTGTTCGTCACCAACACCAAGATCCTGTCCGAAGGCATCCGCCAGGGCATCGCCAATTCGATCCTGATCAAGATCAACCAGATCGGCACGCTGACCGAAACCATCGCGGCGATCGAGATGGCCAAACGCGCGGGCTACACCGCTGTAGTGTCGCACCGCTCGGGCGAAACCGAGGACACTTTCATCGCCGACCTCGCAGTCGGCACGAATGCGCTGCAGATCAAGACCGGGTCGCTGTCGCGCTCCGATCGCCTGGCCAAGTACAACCAGTTGCTGCGCATCGAGGAAGACCTCGGCGATTCGGCGAGTTATGCCGGCCGCGATGCGTTCTACCAGTTGCATCGCGGCTGATCGAATGCGCTTCCTCGGCCTCGTCCTCGTGCTGTTGATCGCGCTGATCCAGAATCCGCTCTGGTTCGGCAAAGGCGGGTGGCTGCGCGTGCATGAACTCGACGCCCAAGTCGAAGCCCAGCGCGAGACCAACACGCAGCTGGCGGCACGCAACGCGATGCTCGACGCCGAAGTGCTGGACCTGAAGCAGGGTTACGACGCGATCGAGGAACGGGCCCGCTCCGAACTCGGCATGGTCAAGCAGGACGAAGTGTTTTTCCAGCTGCTGCAGCCGTCCCGCGCTGCGACGGCTTATTCCCCCGACAAGCGCTGAGCTGGTCCATGCGTTGCGATGCCTCCCGGCGTCGCCGGGAACTACCCGCTTTCATCAGCGAGTGGCGGTGGTATTCGCCTGTGTCAGAACAAGCGGGATTTGCTAAGATTCGCAACAGCATGGAGATGGCATTCCTCCATTAACCGCCACGCTCATTCGAGGGTGGCTGATGATGCCTACGCTTTGGCCCGGACGGGTCGCGTAGGCATTCGCGCACCTGTCCAAAAATGTTTGCAACAAAAAGGACAGGTCCATTCGGTCGTCACCGGTTCGTTGTTAATGACGCTGGCGGCAGTTGCATAATGGCAGTCGTGAATACTCGCTGAGGAGGGGAATCATGAACGGATACCAAATCACGTTTTTCACCCAGCAGGACCGCCGTCACCATGGTAAGCAGATTGGCGACTGGTTGGTGCAATTGGCCAAGCAGATGGGTTTGCGCGGCGCGACGATGTTCACGGGTGCAGAAGGATTCGGCCATCATCGCCGCATTCATTCCGCGCACTTCTTCGATCTTGCCGACCAGCCCGTGGAAGTTGTGATGGCGGTCTCCGCGGAGGAATCCGATCGCCTCTTCGCGCGGTTGCGGGCAGAAGGCGTCCAGGTCTTCTACGTCAAATCGACAGTGGAGTTCGGCACGCTCGGTGAGAGCGAACAATGACCGAGATCTGGGCGCAGGCCTCGCTCTGGCTGGGCCTGGCGCTGGCGGCATCGCTCCTGTCGATTCGGTTCCGGATTGCGACCGCCTTGTCCGAGATCGTAGTAGGCACGATCGCGCAGCTCGTGATCGGTGCGGCGTTGGGCAGCGCCTTGCTGGCGGGGGACGCAACCTGGATCAAGTTCCTCTCGGGCGCCGGCGCGATCCTTTTAACGTTTCTGGCCGGCGCGGAACTGGATCCAGTCGTGTTTCGCAAACAATGGAAGCAGGCGAGCGCCATAGGACTGGCGAGCTTTGCTGCGCCCTTTCTGGGCTGCACTGCGATCGCTCGCTGGGGGCTGGGCTGGTCACCGGAGGCAAGCTGGCTTGCGGGTATCGCGATGTCCACCACTTCGGTGGCGGTGGTTTACGCCGTCATGCTGGAATTCGGCCTCAATGCAACGGACTATGGAAAAGTTGTACTGGCGGCTTGCTT
This region includes:
- a CDS encoding CTP synthase encodes the protein MTKFIFVTGGVVSSLGKGIASASLAAILESRGINVTLLKLDPYINVDPGTMSPFQHGEVFVTEDGAETDLDLGHYERFVNAKMTRRNNFTTGQIYESVIKKERHGDYLGGTVQVIPHITDEIKNFVRMGAGDAEVAICEIGGTVGDIESLPFLEAVRQMSIQNGRGNACFIHLTLVPYIPSAGEIKTKPTQHSVKELREIGIQPDILLCRADRMVPDNERRKIALFTNVEEEAVISAVDVDLIYKIPGFLHKQGLDEIVCRKLDITAKPADLSKWEKLIHDCENPLHEANVALVGKYVDLADSYKSLSEALIHAGIHTRTKLNIHYIDSESIEKDGVGCLAKMDAILVPGGFGKRGVEGKIAAIRLARESRIPYLGICLGMQLATIEFARNVGGFADANSTEFDPDTPHPVVALITEWLDRTGRVERRSGESDMGGTMRLGAQSCPVEPGTLAGQIYGTRVNERHRHRYEVNNAYVPALESKGYKVSARTPSENLPEMMELPDHPWFFGCQFHPEFTSTPRAGHPLFSAFIRAAVRYRESDDHVAREPAKIKSIA
- the kdsA gene encoding 3-deoxy-8-phosphooctulonate synthase, which gives rise to MKLCGFDVGLDHPLFVIAGPCVVESREMAMDTAGKLKEMTAALGIPFIYKSSYDKANRSSGKSFRGLGVDKGLEILADVKKQIGVPVLTDVHAEDEVPAVAAVVDVLQTPAFLCRQTDFIRAVAMSGKPVNIKKGQFLAPGDMKHVVDKAREASGWDNIMVCERGASFGYNNLVSDMRSLAIMRETECPVVFDATHSVQLPGGQGTSSGGQREFVPVLARAAVATGVAGVFMETHPNPEKALSDGPNAWPLHLMKSLLETLKSLDELVKTRGLAESALLAKPAR
- the eno gene encoding phosphopyruvate hydratase gives rise to the protein MSSIVDIVAREILDSRGNPTVEADVLLESGVSGRAAVPSGASTGTREAIELRDGDKSRYGGKGVLKAIEHINTEICESIVGLDAVEQCFIDQTLIELDGTENKSRLGANAMLAVSLAVSKAAAEESGLPLYRYLGGAGRMQLPVPMMNVINGGAHANNSLDLQEFMIIPLGSGSFREALRCGAEIFQTLKKLLDKKGLSTTVGDEGGFAPSLPNNEAALKLIIEAIEASGYTPGSQVAIGLDCASSEFFKDGKYDIASEKLMLGAREFTDYLAAWVDKYPIISIEDGMAEGDWEGWKILTDRLGKKVQIVGDDLFVTNTKILSEGIRQGIANSILIKINQIGTLTETIAAIEMAKRAGYTAVVSHRSGETEDTFIADLAVGTNALQIKTGSLSRSDRLAKYNQLLRIEEDLGDSASYAGRDAFYQLHRG
- the ftsB gene encoding cell division protein FtsB, with protein sequence MRFLGLVLVLLIALIQNPLWFGKGGWLRVHELDAQVEAQRETNTQLAARNAMLDAEVLDLKQGYDAIEERARSELGMVKQDEVFFQLLQPSRAATAYSPDKR
- a CDS encoding DUF190 domain-containing protein → MNGYQITFFTQQDRRHHGKQIGDWLVQLAKQMGLRGATMFTGAEGFGHHRRIHSAHFFDLADQPVEVVMAVSAEESDRLFARLRAEGVQVFYVKSTVEFGTLGESEQ